CAGTGGATCCACTAACTCTCAGAGCTCTCTGCAGCGCCAACCTTACGAGCTCGACTCGATGGATGGTGTCGCCTGAGCCGAATGCTGCGGCGTTTGCTGAGGACCGGATGCGCTTGActggccgccctgctgcgccgtgTGCTGCGCGCGTTGTCCAGCCatgccgcctcgctgccggccACCCCGTATCCGTTTTGGAGGGCCCGGGTAGATCCTATACCGCACATTCAGGGGATATGGCACGGGCGTTACGGCTGTTGCAGCCTCGTTGTTGACCGTGGGTGGCATGGGTTCGAACTGCGGTTggggtggtgctggcgctggcgctaTCGGGGCATATTGATCGGGATTGCtctgggcctgctgctgcgcgccggACCGTCGCTGCAGCGTTCGAGCTTGGCGGCTGTTGGCGCTGTGGAACATGAGCTGGGTCCTGGTGGGCGGCAGGTTCTGCTGGCGACTTGTTCGCTGTTCGTTTTGTGACGCGATTCTTCTCCTActttcctcgtcctccgcctcgcTTCTTCGCCTGTTCTCCTCGATTTCCTGGTGACGCCTGTCCTGAGCCTCTTGTCGCTTTTGCCGCTGCAAGTCTTCGTTCTGCAGGGCGTAAATGGCAGCGATTCGTAGttgcagctgcgcgagcatCCCTATCCGGTCTGGCTGTGACATCTTTCGATAGTCGTTCTTGAACTTGTGGAACGTGTCGCCGCTCAGACGGAGGAGAGAGTCGGACACGCCGGCGACCTGGAAGGCCGCCGCAGTCTCGGGATCGGGTTGGGGTCCCTCTGTTGCAACAGTTAGCTCATTTTCTTGTTTCGGGGTGACTCGCGACTGAAAGGCCGCTTACCTGGCATGTCTCCTTCGGCATCAttgtcctcggcctcgctgccctgTGACGGGGTCGGCGGCTCCGGTGTTCCAGGCTCATGGTTGTGTTGATCGCAGATGATGGTCAAAACCCAGCCGCCAACGGTTTTGCGGTCGACAGCCTTGGCCTTCCACGGGCAATCGGTCTTCTTGGTCGAGGTCTTGTGCTTTGTCGCGATGGACTTGTACGGCTGACCACCTCGGTCGCAGCACAGATCGACGCGCATAACAGGTTCGCCGGGCCGGTTCCGATGTGAACGGAGCTTGACAATCTTGTAGCCCTCTTTCTGTGTGCGGTCAGTCAAGTCGCTAAGCACGTCGTCAAGCGAGGCGTAGACGTTGCCATTGGGgaccgtggcggccgccaagATGCCGAACATGATTGTGCGAGGCAACAGGGCAAGCGCAACGGCGCCAGAGTCTTCGTCTTCGTATatgctcgacgaggggcgTGCTCAACACGCTGTCTCCCCGGACATGCAGGTGCCGGCGTGGGAGTGAAGGCGATGTGTGCAGATTTACGTCGCAGCCTGTGCGAGCTGCCGCGAACAAAGTGGAGCGGTGAGCTCCATGGGTAAACACCGGCAGGGAAACGAGTGCCGCCCACTTCTCAGGAAGGACCCCTGTGTGAGACTTGGGCCGCTCTTTCCTCAATAATAAGCGACGTACCCGGCAGTCGATGCTGAAGATAAACTACCGAGTGCGGGCGGCAGGAAGGGGGCTTCAACACATTTTGATGATGCGGCGGAAGGCACAATGGCGGTAATGACACACGTGACCCTTTTCTTCATGGAAGGATGCTTAGCACGAGAGATGCAGCGAGTGCTGGTGCCGTCTTCCCTGTCACCCTCACCCGGCATGAACACCGTTGTTGCGCTGGCGTCGACATTCATTCAGGCAAAAAGCACCGACATCACTGTACCTGGTCGCTAGTTATCTGGCAAGCATAttcatgtcatgtcatcgTCGCGTTATGGTCACAGCCACAACGGGCGTTTCGCGacgccagcatcgtcgacctACTTCCAGAGCAGCCTCGAGTCGCGCACGGAAAGCAGCGGTGCATCTGAGTCGCCACACGGGCCTCAGCGCGTGACAGACAGCATTGAAGATGCTCGTGCATATACACCTTCGCTGGCGAGTGCCAGGCCCAGCACTTCGTACAGCACAGTTTCGCGAGCCACCCGACCAAGCACCGCCTCGCGTCGGAGACCTCGCACGGGAACCTCGGCCTCGATACTTGGGTTGAGTGAGCAGCAGAACGTTGTGTGTGCACTCGCAGAAGCACGCGGCGTCACACCATCAGTAGGCGTCGCCTTTGTCAATGTCTcgctcggcgaggtcgttCTGAGCCAGATTTGCGACAACCAAGCCTACGTCAAGACGATCCACAAGATCCAAATGGCATCGCCATCTAGAGTGGTCTTCATGTCaacggcctgcccgccagTCAAGAACACCACTCTGTTCTCCCTGGTCCAGGAGCTCGTGCCCGATGCCACATCGGATGCCTTTGACCGAGCAGCCTGGTCCGAAAACGAGGGCTATGACCACATCCAGAACCTTGCACCCCAAAGTGACGTCGGGCCCATCAAAGTGGCATTGCAAGGGAAGTATTATGCTGTGTGCTCATTTGCTGCGGTGAGTCCACCACGTGCAGTTCGAGCTGTTCCTCGCTGAACATGACAGGCCATGAAGTACATCGACCACCAGTTCACAATATCCTTTGCCCCTCATTCACTTCGGATTCGATACCAGCCATCCGAAGACACCATGATGATCGACGTAGCCGCCATACGGTCGCTCGAAATCATGCAAAACGCGCACAATAGCAAGTCCAAGGAATCGCTGTATGGCCTCCTGAATCATACTTGCACGCCAATGGGAGCGCGCATGCTGCGACGAAATATACTGCAGCCGCCAACGGGCCATGAAACATTTCTCGGACCCAGGTTCGATGCTTTGGAAGAATTGACCAAGCGAGAAGAGCTGTTTCGGGAGGTTCGAAAAGGTGCGTCTGTCGCGCGA
Above is a genomic segment from Purpureocillium takamizusanense chromosome 2, complete sequence containing:
- a CDS encoding uncharacterized protein (EggNog:ENOG503PWYT), giving the protein MFGILAAATVPNGNVYASLDDVLSDLTDRTQKEGYKIVKLRSHRNRPGEPVMRVDLCCDRGGQPYKSIATKHKTSTKKTDCPWKAKAVDRKTVGGWVLTIICDQHNHEPGTPEPPTPSQGSEAEDNDAEGDMPEGPQPDPETAAAFQVAGVSDSLLRLSGDTFHKFKNDYRKMSQPDRIGMLAQLQLRIAAIYALQNEDLQRQKRQEAQDRRHQEIEENRRRSEAEDEESRRRIASQNEQRTSRQQNLPPTRTQLMFHSANSRQARTLQRRSGAQQQAQSNPDQYAPIAPAPAPPQPQFEPMPPTVNNEAATAVTPVPYPLNVRYRIYPGPPKRIRGGRQRGGMAGQRAQHTAQQGGQSSASGPQQTPQHSAQATPSIESSS